In Rhodococcus sp. OK302, one genomic interval encodes:
- a CDS encoding HNH endonuclease signature motif containing protein, translating to MSVNTVVADVVAGSAVNVRGRLWRLRPCDVRDVAVSVSAEILRLEAIRVAAVDELALHPDEPVLCYRGVGRWLAANTMLQNAAGNKIAALGVALRAFPAIAAQFDAGDLTVDHAALITAFCESPPKGMPDRALPHCIKTLLAAASGVEATTTKLRYAIAVLERIFESEDIPPGEDDDRNELRIAPTLNGRVVIKGEFDALTGEMLLSALSGLSMPTPAADGTPDARSAAKRTADALTELIRRYLDNAATGVDGGQRPHVNVHVTAKDLAEHRDCASTRTASSSSASPDDETDVEDAPVWGFDDLDDFDDLDVGHMPWMGPLSITRTRMLACDCMLSTVLLDEHGAPLDVSPLKRLVSAAQRTALIARDKGCAFPSCDAVPAWCDAHHILPWSKGGLTVMDNLTLLCRAHHTLIHRKAGFAGQWEIKMGSDRRPWFVPLAGIDPQQRPRRSTAHQGPVLRT from the coding sequence ATGAGCGTCAATACCGTAGTTGCCGATGTTGTGGCTGGTTCTGCTGTGAATGTGCGCGGCAGGCTGTGGAGGTTACGGCCGTGCGACGTGCGGGACGTCGCAGTCAGTGTGTCAGCGGAAATCCTTCGGCTGGAAGCGATTCGGGTTGCCGCGGTCGACGAGTTGGCGCTTCATCCGGACGAGCCGGTGCTGTGTTACCGCGGCGTCGGCCGCTGGCTGGCCGCGAACACGATGCTGCAGAACGCGGCCGGAAACAAGATCGCTGCCCTCGGGGTGGCCTTACGGGCATTCCCCGCTATCGCGGCCCAGTTCGATGCCGGTGACCTCACCGTCGACCATGCCGCGCTGATCACCGCATTCTGCGAATCCCCACCGAAAGGGATGCCGGACCGCGCCCTGCCGCACTGCATCAAAACCCTGCTCGCCGCAGCCTCCGGAGTGGAGGCGACCACCACGAAACTGCGGTACGCCATCGCGGTGTTGGAGCGGATCTTCGAATCCGAAGACATCCCGCCTGGGGAAGACGACGACCGCAACGAACTACGCATCGCGCCGACGTTGAACGGTCGAGTGGTCATCAAAGGTGAGTTCGATGCGTTGACCGGCGAAATGCTCTTGTCGGCGTTGTCGGGGTTGTCGATGCCCACCCCCGCGGCAGACGGAACACCCGATGCTCGGTCCGCTGCCAAGCGGACGGCGGATGCGTTGACGGAGTTGATTCGACGGTATCTCGACAATGCTGCGACGGGGGTGGACGGTGGTCAGCGTCCGCATGTGAATGTGCATGTGACGGCGAAAGATCTTGCGGAGCATCGGGACTGCGCGAGCACGCGCACTGCATCGTCGAGCTCGGCTTCGCCCGATGACGAGACTGACGTCGAGGATGCACCGGTGTGGGGTTTCGACGACCTCGACGACTTCGACGATCTTGATGTCGGGCACATGCCGTGGATGGGCCCGTTGAGCATCACCCGCACCCGGATGTTGGCGTGCGATTGCATGCTCTCGACGGTGCTCCTCGACGAACACGGCGCCCCGCTCGATGTGAGTCCGTTGAAGCGGTTGGTGTCGGCGGCGCAGCGGACGGCGTTGATCGCCCGAGACAAGGGATGTGCGTTCCCCTCCTGTGATGCGGTGCCGGCGTGGTGCGACGCGCACCATATTCTGCCGTGGTCGAAGGGTGGGTTGACGGTGATGGACAACCTCACCCTGCTCTGCCGAGCGCATCACACACTGATTCACCGCAAGGCCGGATTCGCGGGGCAGTGGGAAATCAAGATGGGGTCGGATCGCAGGCCGTGGTTTGTTCCGCTGGCGGGGATCGATCCGCAGCAGCGGCCGCGACGTTCGACAGCGCATCAGGGTCCGGTGCTGCGCACGTGA
- a CDS encoding LLM class flavin-dependent oxidoreductase, with amino-acid sequence MSVKTFWYLTQADGDYPWTPNGLYPVDGARQIELAKTIDDGGFEGALVATWPNDPFISATWAAAHTTRMKFLVAVYANMTPARLLAEKALTFDAFSGGRLMINSVNGRENILTKYDMNVEHDRRYELGEQYWADFRRIYAEGTESNFPNTPLRIDAPVGHRVPLWGTGDSPAGLANSGKVLDTYLAMLRETSFIEDKFTAARGAAENAGREFTDFGALTGVIVRPTKAEALERFRSLFEKTGIDQITHVLDNAVRRRTQGEQDLKTFTARDAQRQGWVDTIAAGKLPEPEDLYVGDGLYAGITAWSPLDIFGTGSSAVYYVGDPDSITDSVRTLRARTGLTALILAGWPLIEEAKWVSEYLIPRFDELD; translated from the coding sequence ATGAGTGTCAAGACTTTCTGGTACCTCACGCAAGCCGACGGCGACTACCCGTGGACCCCGAATGGTCTTTACCCGGTGGACGGGGCGAGGCAAATCGAGTTGGCGAAAACGATCGACGACGGCGGATTCGAAGGCGCGCTGGTTGCCACCTGGCCCAACGACCCCTTCATCTCGGCGACCTGGGCCGCCGCGCATACAACGCGAATGAAGTTCCTGGTGGCTGTCTACGCGAACATGACACCGGCGCGATTGCTTGCCGAAAAGGCGCTCACCTTCGACGCTTTCAGTGGCGGACGCTTGATGATCAACTCGGTCAACGGACGCGAGAACATCCTCACGAAGTACGACATGAACGTCGAGCATGATCGGCGATACGAATTAGGCGAGCAGTACTGGGCTGACTTCCGCCGCATTTACGCCGAGGGTACCGAGTCGAACTTCCCGAACACGCCGCTGCGGATCGATGCACCAGTCGGTCACCGGGTTCCACTGTGGGGAACCGGTGATTCGCCCGCAGGACTGGCCAATTCAGGCAAGGTGCTCGACACCTATCTTGCGATGCTCCGCGAGACATCGTTCATCGAGGATAAATTTACTGCGGCGCGCGGTGCTGCCGAAAACGCAGGACGAGAATTCACGGACTTCGGTGCGCTCACCGGTGTCATCGTTCGGCCCACGAAAGCGGAAGCGCTCGAACGGTTCCGTTCGCTGTTCGAGAAGACCGGTATCGACCAGATCACACACGTTCTCGACAACGCGGTGCGTCGACGCACGCAAGGAGAGCAGGATCTGAAGACGTTCACAGCTCGCGACGCGCAGCGTCAGGGTTGGGTCGACACCATCGCAGCCGGGAAGCTGCCGGAACCCGAAGACCTGTATGTCGGTGACGGGCTCTACGCCGGAATCACGGCGTGGTCACCTCTCGACATTTTCGGAACCGGTTCTTCGGCGGTCTACTACGTTGGTGATCCGGACTCGATCACCGATTCGGTACGAACGCTTCGCGCACGAACCGGTCTCACGGCATTGATTCTCGCTGGTTGGCCACTCATCGAAGAGGCAAAATGGGTGTCCGAGTATCTGATTCCACGGTTCGACGAGCTGGACTGA
- a CDS encoding PPOX class F420-dependent oxidoreductase: MKFRVVTSGVKEYAQSMSLGEEKTISVSTFRKSGDGVATPTWVVPLSDGRIGFWTSSRSGKAKRLRNDPRVTIAPCTNRGKVVSGAVTVSGTAQLVAAGPEFDEIQRKVKAKYGVMVPISRFFNTLGHIGKGSFPYGDTGVVVTVES, translated from the coding sequence GTGAAATTTCGCGTGGTCACCTCGGGTGTGAAGGAATACGCTCAGTCCATGTCACTCGGAGAAGAGAAAACCATCTCGGTCAGCACCTTCCGCAAGAGCGGCGACGGCGTCGCGACACCTACCTGGGTTGTGCCGCTGTCCGACGGCCGCATCGGATTCTGGACGTCGTCGAGGTCCGGCAAGGCCAAGCGGTTACGGAACGATCCTCGCGTGACGATTGCTCCGTGCACCAACCGCGGAAAAGTGGTTTCCGGTGCAGTGACCGTCTCCGGTACCGCGCAATTGGTTGCTGCGGGCCCGGAATTCGACGAGATTCAGAGAAAGGTCAAAGCGAAATATGGCGTGATGGTCCCGATCTCGAGATTCTTCAACACTTTGGGGCACATCGGCAAAGGGTCATTTCCGTACGGCGACACCGGAGTGGTTGTCACGGTCGAGTCCTGA
- the thiM gene encoding hydroxyethylthiazole kinase, whose protein sequence is MSHTITADSVATALDALREQVPLVQSLTNIVSANFLTNVLLAAGASNAHIDNVHEAAGFAAVAGGVLVNLGTPDDATAAAFRVAAEAAQKSDTPWVLDPVGVGGLPWRSEIAVDLLRFRSTAIRGNASEIIALAGLGGDTRGVDSASDSVDAVPAAIALLNHSDAVSASGPVDYIVGRDSEGIVSGVRVSGGSALLPRVTSTGCSLGGLVAAYLAVTPTALEGLVAAHTHVAVASEIAEKNSTGPGSFAVAYLDALYTVDADSIRTHARVESFELPIGAQN, encoded by the coding sequence ATGTCCCACACCATTACTGCCGATTCCGTTGCCACTGCTCTCGACGCACTGCGTGAGCAGGTGCCGCTTGTTCAATCGCTCACCAACATCGTCTCGGCCAATTTTCTTACCAACGTCCTGCTTGCCGCCGGCGCGAGCAACGCGCATATCGACAACGTGCACGAAGCCGCAGGTTTTGCAGCCGTCGCTGGGGGAGTGCTCGTCAATCTCGGGACCCCCGACGACGCGACCGCCGCTGCATTCCGAGTAGCTGCGGAGGCCGCGCAGAAGTCCGACACTCCCTGGGTTCTCGACCCGGTCGGGGTCGGCGGATTACCTTGGCGCAGTGAGATTGCCGTGGACCTGCTTCGATTCCGCTCAACTGCAATTCGAGGCAATGCGTCGGAGATCATTGCGCTCGCAGGTCTCGGCGGTGATACGCGTGGTGTCGACAGCGCATCGGATTCCGTCGACGCTGTTCCTGCGGCTATCGCTCTGTTGAACCATTCCGACGCCGTATCTGCCTCGGGGCCTGTCGATTACATCGTGGGCCGCGACAGCGAAGGAATCGTGAGTGGTGTGCGTGTGTCAGGTGGTAGCGCACTGCTTCCTCGCGTGACGAGCACGGGTTGCTCATTGGGTGGGCTTGTTGCCGCTTATCTGGCAGTGACACCAACGGCACTCGAAGGCCTCGTTGCTGCGCACACTCACGTTGCGGTCGCATCCGAAATCGCCGAAAAGAACTCGACCGGTCCGGGATCGTTTGCCGTCGCTTACCTCGACGCTCTCTATACCGTCGACGCCGATAGCATCCGGACGCATGCACGCGTCGAATCCTTCGAATTGCCGATTGGAGCGCAAAACTGA
- the katG gene encoding catalase/peroxidase HPI, producing the protein MSDNRPPVPEEESRAGGDSENPAISSPTPTAHRPMTNRDWWPNQPDLSVLHGNSAKSNPMGADFDYAEEFAKLDVEVLKRDVFELMTTSQDWWPADYGHYGGLFIRMSWHAAGTYRIGDGRGGGGQGAQRFAPINSWPDNASLDKARRLLWPVKQKYGRKISWADLIIFAGNCALESMGFKTFGFGFGREDIWEPDEIFWGPEDAWLGDERYSGERQLAGPLGAVQMGLIYVNPEGPNGQPDPVAAAIDIRETFARMAMNDVETAALIAGGHTFGKTHGAGPADLVGPEPEAAPIEQQGLGWKSSFGTGKGKDAITSGIEVVWTPTPTSWDNSFLEILYGYDWELTKSPAGAWQWVAKDGGGAGTIPDPFDASVHRAPTMLTTDLSLRLDPIYGPITRRWLDHPDELAEAFSKAWYKLLHRDMGPVTRYLGPWVPQPQLWQDPVPEVEPPLIGDEEITALKRMILESGLSISQLVSTAWASAASFRGTDKRGGANGARIRLEPQKDWEVNNPAVLSVVLATLAEIQKQFNSTGGAKVSLADLIVLAGTAAVEQAAKRGGHEVSVRFTPGRTDASQEQTDVEAFAVLEPRADGFRNYLRPGEKVPAENLLVDRAYMLTLTAPEMTVLVGGLRSLNVNYEHTGYGVFTDRPETLTNDFFVSLLDMGTEWKPSASSENLYEGRDRATGDAKYTGTAVDLVFGSNSQLRALAEVYGSEDAQQKFVEDFAAAWTKVMNLDRFDIA; encoded by the coding sequence GTGTCCGATAACAGACCGCCCGTGCCAGAAGAAGAGTCTCGGGCTGGCGGCGACAGTGAAAACCCGGCGATCTCGTCGCCGACGCCTACGGCGCATCGTCCGATGACAAACCGTGACTGGTGGCCGAACCAGCCGGATCTGTCGGTCCTGCATGGCAATTCAGCCAAATCCAATCCGATGGGCGCGGACTTCGACTACGCAGAAGAGTTTGCAAAGCTCGACGTCGAGGTGCTCAAGCGTGATGTCTTCGAGCTGATGACAACCTCTCAGGATTGGTGGCCTGCCGACTACGGTCACTACGGTGGCCTGTTCATCCGGATGAGTTGGCACGCTGCCGGGACTTACCGAATTGGTGACGGCCGAGGTGGTGGTGGCCAAGGCGCTCAGCGTTTCGCGCCGATCAACAGTTGGCCTGACAATGCGAGCCTCGACAAAGCCCGACGACTGTTGTGGCCCGTCAAGCAGAAGTACGGCAGGAAGATTTCCTGGGCAGACCTCATCATCTTTGCCGGCAACTGCGCGTTGGAATCGATGGGGTTCAAGACCTTTGGTTTCGGTTTCGGTCGTGAGGACATCTGGGAGCCGGACGAGATCTTCTGGGGCCCGGAGGACGCGTGGCTCGGCGACGAGCGTTACAGCGGCGAGCGTCAATTGGCCGGTCCACTCGGGGCAGTGCAAATGGGTTTGATCTACGTGAACCCGGAGGGGCCCAATGGTCAGCCGGATCCGGTGGCCGCTGCCATCGACATCCGCGAGACATTTGCTCGGATGGCGATGAACGACGTGGAGACAGCTGCGCTGATCGCCGGTGGCCACACCTTCGGTAAGACCCACGGTGCCGGCCCCGCCGATCTCGTCGGGCCAGAGCCGGAAGCTGCTCCGATCGAACAGCAAGGGTTGGGCTGGAAGAGTTCTTTCGGCACGGGCAAAGGCAAGGATGCGATCACCAGTGGCATCGAGGTTGTCTGGACGCCGACGCCGACGTCGTGGGACAACAGCTTCCTGGAAATCCTCTACGGCTACGACTGGGAGCTGACAAAGAGCCCCGCCGGTGCTTGGCAATGGGTGGCGAAAGACGGCGGTGGGGCGGGCACGATTCCCGACCCGTTCGACGCGTCGGTGCACCGCGCCCCGACGATGTTGACGACGGACCTTTCGTTACGGCTGGACCCGATCTATGGACCGATCACGAGGCGCTGGCTCGACCACCCGGATGAACTCGCCGAGGCGTTCTCCAAGGCCTGGTACAAATTGCTGCACCGCGACATGGGGCCCGTCACGCGGTATCTCGGCCCCTGGGTTCCCCAGCCCCAGCTGTGGCAGGACCCCGTCCCGGAAGTGGAACCCCCGTTGATCGGGGATGAGGAGATCACTGCCCTCAAGCGCATGATTCTCGAATCCGGGCTGTCCATCTCGCAGTTGGTATCGACAGCGTGGGCGTCGGCGGCCAGTTTCCGTGGCACCGACAAACGTGGTGGTGCCAACGGGGCACGAATCCGGCTCGAACCTCAGAAGGACTGGGAGGTCAACAACCCCGCAGTTCTGTCGGTAGTGCTGGCGACTCTCGCGGAGATTCAGAAGCAGTTCAATTCCACTGGTGGAGCTAAGGTTTCACTGGCTGATCTGATCGTCCTGGCCGGAACTGCGGCTGTCGAGCAGGCAGCAAAGCGCGGCGGTCACGAAGTCTCGGTCAGGTTCACGCCGGGGCGGACGGACGCGTCGCAGGAGCAGACCGACGTGGAGGCGTTTGCCGTGCTCGAACCTCGGGCTGACGGGTTCCGCAATTATCTGCGGCCGGGGGAGAAGGTGCCGGCAGAAAATCTGCTGGTCGACCGGGCTTACATGCTGACGTTGACGGCTCCCGAAATGACCGTCCTGGTAGGTGGTTTGCGCTCCTTGAACGTCAACTACGAGCACACGGGCTACGGGGTTTTCACTGATCGACCGGAAACGTTGACCAACGATTTCTTTGTCAGTTTGCTGGACATGGGTACGGAGTGGAAGCCGTCGGCATCGTCGGAGAACCTCTACGAGGGACGTGATCGCGCCACCGGTGATGCCAAGTACACCGGCACGGCGGTGGACCTCGTCTTCGGATCGAACTCGCAACTGCGTGCTCTCGCAGAGGTGTACGGCAGTGAGGATGCACAGCAGAAGTTTGTCGAGGACTTTGCCGCAGCGTGGACGAAGGTGATGAATCTGGATCGGTTCGATATCGCCTGA
- a CDS encoding DUF5994 family protein: MAHAITLDFARETPPPHVGQPFPSPTRTPRFLLRGQGAVQSAVDGAWFPWTSNVTSELHDLISALSLRLGPIARVAFDWNTISSEQRRIDEGDGLEVRGPYPGQPSDLMIFEDILGCRLALKMVPPTTDPDHAYRMMRRLVDPARSDTYRVE, translated from the coding sequence ATGGCGCACGCAATCACACTCGACTTCGCGAGGGAGACGCCGCCACCGCACGTGGGACAACCCTTCCCATCTCCCACCCGAACACCACGATTTCTTCTTCGTGGTCAGGGCGCCGTGCAATCAGCGGTTGACGGTGCATGGTTTCCGTGGACTTCCAATGTCACGTCGGAGCTCCACGATTTGATATCCGCCCTCTCGTTGCGGCTCGGGCCGATCGCACGAGTTGCATTCGACTGGAACACGATCAGCAGCGAGCAACGGCGTATCGATGAGGGCGACGGGCTCGAAGTTCGGGGACCGTACCCCGGCCAGCCGTCGGATTTGATGATCTTCGAAGACATCCTCGGTTGCAGACTCGCCTTGAAGATGGTTCCGCCCACCACCGATCCGGACCACGCGTACAGAATGATGCGCCGTCTGGTTGATCCTGCGCGTAGCGACACCTATCGGGTGGAGTGA
- a CDS encoding DUF3349 domain-containing protein produces MAPSSSLAQSILEWLQAGYPEGIPPKDRIPLVALLRRKLTDAQVREIAIGAALAELSDETSNQIISTEEISAQIADVTSKSASDSDIARVAAVLAAAGWPLSDLDSDRGSES; encoded by the coding sequence ATGGCACCGTCTTCGTCGTTGGCCCAGTCGATACTCGAGTGGCTGCAAGCCGGCTACCCCGAGGGAATTCCACCAAAAGATCGAATCCCGCTGGTCGCGCTACTTCGCAGAAAACTTACCGACGCACAGGTACGTGAAATCGCGATCGGTGCCGCGCTTGCCGAACTGAGTGACGAGACCAGTAATCAAATTATCTCGACTGAAGAAATCAGTGCTCAGATCGCCGATGTGACAAGCAAAAGCGCCTCTGACAGTGACATCGCACGTGTGGCAGCAGTGCTCGCCGCGGCTGGATGGCCACTCTCTGATCTCGACTCCGACCGAGGTTCGGAGTCCTGA
- a CDS encoding inorganic phosphate transporter produces the protein MNAELIVLLVVVVTALGFDFTNGFHDTGNAMATSIATGALRPKVAVALSASLNLVGAFLSVEVAATVAKGVVNLGNVGGQALLTIVFAGLVGGIIWNLATWLLGIPSSSSHALFGGLIGAAIASLGMSGVAWSGVLSKVVIPALLAPVVAGIVATAGTWLIYRITSKVHEETKEKGFRFGQIGSASLVSLAHGTNDAQKTMGVIFLALVAHGTISADADMPFWVKLACALAIAAGTYLGGWRVIRTLGKGLVEIAAPQGMAAEASSAAIILTSSHLGLPLSTTHVATGSIMGSGVGRKGAEVRWGVARRMALAWLITLPSAALVGASCWGLANIVGGLPGVLVVFAVLIALSTWMYLRSRKNPVDPGNVNADWDGGLVPTEVPGPDPRITTDMKA, from the coding sequence GTGAATGCGGAACTGATCGTTCTACTCGTCGTCGTCGTAACCGCACTGGGATTCGACTTCACTAACGGTTTCCATGACACCGGTAACGCCATGGCCACATCGATTGCGACAGGTGCACTGCGCCCCAAAGTTGCGGTAGCACTATCCGCTTCTTTGAATCTGGTCGGAGCATTCCTTTCCGTCGAAGTGGCCGCCACTGTGGCCAAGGGCGTCGTGAATCTTGGAAACGTGGGCGGTCAAGCACTGCTCACCATCGTCTTTGCCGGCCTGGTGGGCGGCATCATCTGGAATCTGGCAACGTGGTTGCTGGGCATCCCGTCAAGCTCCTCACATGCGTTGTTCGGCGGCCTGATCGGCGCCGCAATCGCATCTCTCGGAATGAGCGGCGTCGCCTGGAGCGGAGTCCTCAGCAAGGTCGTCATCCCCGCGCTACTCGCCCCCGTCGTCGCCGGCATTGTTGCGACGGCCGGAACCTGGTTGATTTATCGCATTACTTCGAAAGTTCATGAAGAAACCAAGGAAAAAGGCTTCCGCTTCGGCCAAATCGGCTCTGCATCACTGGTTTCCCTCGCACACGGCACCAACGACGCCCAGAAGACTATGGGCGTCATCTTCTTGGCTCTCGTCGCCCACGGCACGATCTCAGCGGATGCCGACATGCCGTTCTGGGTCAAGTTGGCCTGCGCGCTGGCCATCGCGGCCGGTACCTATCTGGGCGGTTGGCGCGTCATCCGCACCCTCGGCAAAGGACTCGTCGAAATTGCCGCACCGCAAGGAATGGCGGCCGAAGCATCCTCAGCCGCAATCATTCTCACCTCCAGTCACCTCGGACTCCCTCTCTCCACCACCCATGTGGCGACTGGTTCCATCATGGGCAGCGGCGTCGGACGTAAGGGTGCCGAAGTTCGTTGGGGCGTCGCCAGGCGCATGGCACTCGCCTGGCTGATCACTCTGCCGTCGGCTGCACTCGTCGGCGCCTCGTGCTGGGGTTTGGCGAACATCGTCGGCGGACTGCCCGGCGTGCTGGTGGTCTTCGCTGTACTCATCGCCCTGTCCACGTGGATGTATCTACGTTCGCGCAAGAATCCCGTCGATCCCGGCAACGTCAACGCCGATTGGGACGGTGGCCTGGTCCCCACGGAAGTTCCCGGACCTGACCCTCGGATCACCACCGATATGAAAGCCTGA
- a CDS encoding VOC family protein: MSVSPRLDLVGIVTNDLDRSLAFYRSVGLDIPETPSDAPHVEFTFDNGLRLAWDALATIASFDPDFVVTDGRHPVALAFDFGTPDAVDEAYARITAEFPGHKEPFDAVWGQRYAVLLDPDGNTVDLFAAL, translated from the coding sequence GTGTCTGTGTCACCGCGACTCGACCTCGTCGGAATCGTCACCAACGACCTCGATCGTTCACTCGCGTTCTATCGGAGTGTGGGACTCGACATTCCCGAGACTCCGTCCGACGCGCCGCATGTCGAATTCACCTTCGATAACGGCTTGCGCCTGGCGTGGGATGCACTCGCCACAATCGCCAGTTTCGATCCGGACTTCGTAGTCACCGACGGCCGTCATCCGGTGGCGTTGGCTTTTGACTTCGGTACCCCCGACGCCGTGGACGAGGCTTACGCGCGTATCACGGCTGAGTTCCCTGGCCACAAGGAACCATTCGACGCCGTGTGGGGTCAGCGTTACGCCGTGCTTCTCGATCCGGACGGTAATACTGTCGACCTGTTTGCTGCGCTCTGA
- a CDS encoding helix-turn-helix transcriptional regulator — protein MTATDTFNSDGSRAAGAGLEQTGHGYAERPVEGGTEWFNCLWKSTSTHQSGDAPQRIIPDLCADFIVDSTGKSWLVGPATTADLVTITPGATLWGIRINPPALRSILGTEAESVQDSKIAFGDVLPSRTSRILADALRQERVDTPLLESLWPGLRIDTVALQGFVALTNSPNIRIHEIASDLGVSARHFRRTLSNSVGLSPKMIQKVQRMQNVLTLGRRENTSLATLAARTGYADQAHLSRDVQALAGITPTRLLRDHG, from the coding sequence ATGACCGCCACAGACACCTTCAACTCCGACGGTAGTCGCGCGGCCGGGGCGGGTCTTGAACAAACCGGCCATGGCTATGCCGAGCGGCCCGTCGAAGGCGGCACGGAGTGGTTTAACTGTCTGTGGAAGAGCACGAGCACACACCAATCCGGCGATGCCCCCCAGCGAATCATCCCGGACCTGTGCGCTGATTTCATCGTCGACAGCACCGGCAAGTCCTGGCTGGTCGGGCCGGCGACAACAGCAGATCTTGTGACGATCACGCCCGGTGCAACCCTGTGGGGAATTCGGATCAATCCGCCCGCGTTGCGTTCGATCCTCGGAACCGAAGCAGAATCGGTGCAGGATTCCAAGATCGCGTTCGGTGATGTGCTGCCGTCACGAACGTCCCGAATTCTTGCCGACGCTCTCCGTCAAGAACGAGTTGATACACCACTACTCGAAAGCCTGTGGCCAGGACTGCGCATCGACACAGTTGCACTGCAAGGGTTTGTCGCGCTTACCAATTCGCCAAATATCAGGATTCACGAGATCGCCAGTGACCTCGGAGTTTCCGCACGGCATTTCCGGCGTACCCTCTCAAATTCGGTAGGGCTGTCCCCCAAAATGATTCAGAAGGTTCAGCGTATGCAGAATGTTCTCACCCTGGGCCGCCGCGAAAACACCTCGCTCGCAACCCTCGCAGCACGCACTGGATATGCCGACCAGGCCCACCTCTCCCGCGATGTCCAGGCGCTGGCCGGTATTACCCCGACACGACTCCTTCGCGATCATGGCTAG
- a CDS encoding alpha/beta hydrolase, translated as MRFVRHGYKPARRRWFGTAVAALAFPLAIGLIGPSIATATPMRTAQSGGYEEAFVDSTMGPIKVQIQWASRGGNAALYLLDGLRARNDRNAWSFETNAFDLFRDDNITLVMPVGGQSSFYSDWYSTSSLNRQPTTYKWETFLTEELPAYLETRGVSRTNNGVLGLSMGGSAALTLAAYHRDQFKFAGSFSGYLNISAPGMREAIRVAMISAGSFNVDAMWGPPWSSAWLRNDPFVFAPELRGLSLYVSAASGLPGEFDKPRSPVDFVNTGSAIGLEALALMNTRAFQFRLNSLGIPATYSFPSNGTHSWPYWGSELGKSRGQILEALNAR; from the coding sequence ATGCGATTTGTCCGACACGGATATAAACCTGCCAGGCGACGGTGGTTCGGAACAGCGGTGGCCGCCTTGGCGTTTCCCCTGGCGATCGGCCTTATCGGCCCGTCAATCGCCACCGCAACCCCGATGCGAACCGCTCAATCAGGCGGATACGAAGAGGCCTTTGTCGACTCAACGATGGGTCCGATCAAGGTACAAATTCAATGGGCATCACGCGGCGGCAATGCCGCGCTGTATTTGCTCGACGGCCTACGCGCCCGAAACGATCGCAATGCCTGGAGTTTCGAGACCAACGCCTTCGATCTGTTCCGCGACGACAACATCACCCTGGTGATGCCGGTCGGTGGCCAATCGAGTTTCTACTCCGATTGGTACTCCACCAGTAGCCTCAACCGACAACCAACCACGTACAAATGGGAAACCTTCCTGACCGAAGAATTGCCCGCCTATCTCGAAACCCGCGGAGTCTCCCGGACCAACAACGGTGTCCTCGGCCTGTCGATGGGCGGCAGCGCAGCACTGACGTTGGCCGCCTATCACCGCGATCAGTTCAAGTTCGCAGGATCGTTCTCCGGATACCTCAACATCTCCGCACCCGGAATGCGTGAAGCAATCCGCGTCGCGATGATCAGCGCCGGGTCATTCAACGTCGACGCTATGTGGGGACCGCCGTGGAGTTCGGCTTGGTTGCGCAACGACCCCTTCGTTTTTGCACCTGAACTGCGAGGGCTTTCGCTGTACGTCTCCGCGGCCAGTGGCTTGCCGGGAGAATTCGACAAACCTCGATCACCCGTCGACTTCGTGAACACGGGCAGCGCCATCGGCCTCGAAGCACTAGCACTGATGAATACACGCGCATTCCAGTTTCGATTGAACTCCCTCGGAATCCCAGCCACCTACAGCTTCCCGTCGAACGGAACACATTCGTGGCCGTACTGGGGATCGGAACTCGGGAAATCACGGGGACAAATCCTCGAGGCCTTGAACGCCAGGTAG